The following proteins come from a genomic window of Leucoraja erinacea ecotype New England chromosome 1, Leri_hhj_1, whole genome shotgun sequence:
- the LOC129713246 gene encoding craniofacial development protein 2-like codes for MNENGERLIEFCTTYNLVIGGTIFPHRRIHKLTWYSPNGKDKNQIDHLMINGTGRRSLLDVKVKRGADVGTDHHLVLAVLKVKLWKKGSKKTDRQQSDVEKLHDPKVKGSFVLQLRNRFQALADMDDHTTDINTVWVQTKIAYVKTREACQGFKQKTKRGWMTEDTWQIIENRRKLKKQINETKSKWLQERYKMQYQEANKAVQRKARAEKRGYLEDLTNQAEDAAKKREQGKVYKITKIICGKNRRTIETPIVDKKGRFLTKEA; via the coding sequence ATGAATGAGAATGGAGAGAGACTAATAGAATTCTGCACCACTTACAACCTAGTAATTGGAGGGACCATCTTTCCGCACAGACGCATCCACAAACTGACATGGTACTCTCCAAATGGAAAGGATAAGAATCAGATAGACCACTTGATGATTAACGGCACAGGCAGACGCTCATTACTTGATGTTAAAGTTAAACGGGGAGCTGATGTTGGTACTGACCACCACCTAGTCCTGGCTGTTCTCAAAGTGAAACTGTGGAAAAAAGGgagcaaaaagacagacaggcaacAGTCTGACGTTGAGAAACTACATGACCCAAAAGTGAAAGGCTCTTTCGTCTTACAATTAAGGAACAGGTTTCAGGCACTAGCAGATATGGATGATCACACAACTGATATTAATACTGTGTGGGTACAAACCAAAATAGCTTACGTGAAAACACGTGAAGCCTGCCAGGGGTTTAAGCAGAAGACAAAAAGGGGGTGGATGACTGAAGACACATGGCAAATCATTGAAAATAGGAGAAAATTAAAGAAGCAAATAAATGAGACAAAGTCCAAATGGCTGCAAGAAAGATACAAGATGCAGTACCAAGAAGCAAACAAAGCAGTTCAGAGGAAAGCCAGAGCTGAGAAACGGGGGTACCTGGAAGATCTTACTAATCAAGCAGAAGATGCAGCTAAGAAAAGGGAGCAAGGGAAAGTCTACAAAATAACCAAGATAATCTGTGGCAAAAATCGTCGAACCATTGAGACACCAATTGTAGACAAAAAGGGCCGATTCCTAACAAAAGAagcatga